One window of Saccharopolyspora phatthalungensis genomic DNA carries:
- the rpsK gene encoding 30S ribosomal protein S11, producing the protein MPPKSRAGAVKKVRRKEKKNVAHGQAHIKSTFNNTIVSITDPTGAVISWASAGHVGFKGSRKSTPFAAQMAAENAARKAAEHGMKKVDVFVKGPGSGRETAIRSLQAAGLEVGTIQDVTPQPHNGCRPPKRRRV; encoded by the coding sequence ATGCCACCCAAGTCTCGCGCCGGTGCCGTCAAGAAGGTGCGGCGCAAGGAAAAGAAGAACGTCGCTCACGGCCAAGCGCACATCAAGAGCACGTTCAACAACACGATCGTTTCGATCACCGACCCCACCGGTGCGGTGATCAGCTGGGCCTCGGCCGGACACGTCGGGTTCAAGGGCTCCCGCAAGTCCACCCCGTTCGCCGCGCAGATGGCCGCCGAGAACGCGGCCCGCAAGGCCGCCGAACACGGCATGAAGAAGGTCGACGTCTTCGTCAAGGGTCCGGGTTCGGGCCGGGAGACGGCGATCCGTTCGCTGCAGGCCGCCGGTCTAGAGGTCGGCACCATCCAGGACGTCACCCCGCAGCCGCACAACGGCTGCCGCCCGCCGAAGCGTCGTCGGGTCTGA
- a CDS encoding class I SAM-dependent methyltransferase, producing MTSQQDPRGSSAASRIGRDAQNVASKLDEYRTFLQTAVRNPKMVGAATPTSAAVAATVAQVVPTTGAPVVVELGPGTGSLSDGIRRRLPKGARHIGIELGKGMVEHLQAHKPWMEIVHGDAGDLLALLDKHGIERVDAVISSIPWSLLPGGAQDHILRQAAEALAPQGAFTALTYLSADQTPRGRRFRTRLTQTFDEVLTHTTWRNLPPILHYICRRPLR from the coding sequence GTGACATCCCAGCAGGACCCGCGCGGCTCAAGCGCCGCATCGCGGATCGGCAGAGACGCCCAGAACGTGGCTAGCAAGCTGGACGAGTACCGGACCTTCCTCCAGACCGCGGTGCGCAACCCGAAAATGGTCGGCGCGGCGACGCCGACCTCCGCCGCCGTCGCCGCCACGGTGGCTCAGGTGGTGCCGACGACAGGCGCGCCGGTCGTGGTGGAGCTCGGCCCCGGCACCGGCTCGTTGAGCGACGGCATCCGCCGCCGGCTGCCCAAGGGCGCTCGGCACATCGGCATCGAGCTCGGCAAGGGCATGGTGGAGCACCTGCAAGCCCACAAGCCGTGGATGGAGATCGTGCACGGCGATGCCGGCGACCTGCTGGCGCTGCTGGACAAGCACGGCATCGAGCGGGTCGACGCCGTCATCAGCAGCATCCCGTGGTCGCTGCTGCCGGGTGGTGCCCAGGACCACATCCTGCGCCAGGCCGCCGAGGCACTCGCCCCGCAGGGCGCGTTCACGGCGCTCACCTACCTGTCTGCGGACCAGACACCGCGCGGCCGCCGCTTCCGCACCCGCCTGACACAAACCTTCGACGAGGTCCTCACCCACACCACGTGGCGAAACCTCCCGCCGATCCTGCACTACATCTGCCGCCGCCCGTTGCGATAG
- the eccE gene encoding type VII secretion protein EccE, which yields MSVPTQHPAQPKAPGPANPPRARIRARRRRINGVTLGGIPAANIVLIEVGLAIGLILFLANQMLLPVSAGVAALAIILALLRRRGRWFTQWFGLVLEYRGRNHTRVSHPANVDAMEPAEDKDGDGIIGPDENHRVALLRLVVEDLVIARTQDHDRNPVGMSWHNGKWTAVLMVEPTPSLLNPVDNAPNLPLGVLVPCLEDRGVVLDAVQVIWHCYPGSAALPSNSPALNSYLEVLGRLPAAARRTTWVAVRLDPQRCAKAIGERGGGVIGAQRALIGALSRVRNALERQGVPTRPLDPDELLQAGISSAELHNVLGSQRPVGLKERWDGVTAGGVGHSSYAITGWPNQMNDSLNALTGIRALSTSIALSVSPVGEEGEVGLRGLVRVSARTPSELDAADERLKAISHNLGLTLTPLRGSQLAGYAATLPLGGAA from the coding sequence ATGTCCGTGCCTACACAACATCCGGCCCAGCCGAAAGCTCCCGGGCCCGCCAACCCGCCCCGCGCCCGAATTCGCGCGCGTCGGCGACGGATCAACGGCGTGACGCTCGGCGGCATCCCTGCGGCCAACATCGTGCTCATCGAGGTCGGCCTCGCCATCGGCCTGATCCTCTTCCTGGCCAACCAGATGCTGCTGCCGGTCAGCGCGGGAGTGGCGGCGCTGGCGATCATCCTCGCGCTGTTGCGGCGGCGCGGCCGGTGGTTCACGCAGTGGTTCGGGCTGGTACTCGAATACCGCGGCCGTAACCACACGCGGGTTTCCCACCCGGCCAACGTCGACGCGATGGAACCGGCCGAAGACAAGGACGGCGACGGCATCATCGGCCCGGACGAGAACCACCGGGTCGCGCTGCTGCGGCTGGTCGTCGAGGACCTGGTGATCGCCCGTACGCAGGACCACGACCGCAATCCGGTCGGAATGTCCTGGCACAACGGCAAATGGACCGCGGTGCTGATGGTCGAGCCGACGCCGTCGCTGCTGAACCCGGTCGACAACGCGCCGAACCTGCCGCTGGGCGTGCTGGTTCCGTGCCTGGAAGACCGTGGCGTGGTGCTCGACGCGGTGCAGGTCATCTGGCACTGCTACCCGGGTAGCGCCGCGCTGCCGTCGAATTCGCCGGCCCTGAACTCCTACCTTGAGGTCCTGGGCCGGCTGCCCGCGGCCGCAAGGCGCACCACCTGGGTCGCGGTCCGCCTCGACCCGCAGCGCTGCGCCAAGGCGATCGGCGAACGCGGCGGCGGTGTCATCGGCGCGCAGCGGGCGCTCATCGGAGCCTTGTCCCGAGTGCGCAATGCGTTGGAGCGGCAAGGCGTGCCGACCCGCCCGCTGGACCCCGACGAGCTGCTGCAAGCGGGGATTTCCTCGGCGGAGCTGCACAACGTGCTCGGCTCGCAGCGCCCGGTGGGGCTCAAGGAACGGTGGGACGGCGTGACGGCCGGCGGGGTCGGGCACTCCAGCTACGCCATCACCGGCTGGCCGAACCAGATGAACGACAGCCTCAACGCGCTGACCGGTATCCGCGCGCTGTCCACCAGCATCGCGCTGTCCGTCTCGCCGGTCGGCGAGGAAGGCGAGGTCGGGCTGCGCGGCCTGGTCCGGGTCAGCGCCCGCACGCCCTCCGAGCTGGACGCCGCCGACGAGCGGTTGAAGGCGATCAGCCACAACCTCGGGTTGACCCTGACCCCGCTGCGCGGCTCGCAACTGGCGGGTTACGCGGCGACTTTGCCGCTGGGAGGTGCGGCATGA
- the rpsM gene encoding 30S ribosomal protein S13, with the protein MARVVGVDLPREKRMEIALTYIYGIGKTRSKEILSATGISPDARPRDLDDDQLAKLREFIESSYRVEGDLRREVQADIRRKIEIGCYAGLRHRRHLPVHGQRTKTNARTRKGPKKTVAGKKKAGKK; encoded by the coding sequence ATGGCACGGGTCGTCGGCGTTGATCTCCCGCGCGAGAAGCGCATGGAGATCGCGCTTACCTACATCTACGGGATCGGCAAGACCCGGTCGAAGGAGATCCTCTCCGCGACCGGCATCTCACCCGATGCCCGCCCGCGGGACCTCGATGACGACCAGCTCGCGAAGCTGCGTGAGTTCATCGAGTCCAGCTACCGGGTCGAGGGTGACCTCCGCCGTGAGGTCCAGGCCGACATCCGCCGGAAGATCGAGATCGGCTGCTACGCGGGGCTCCGGCACCGCCGGCACCTGCCGGTTCACGGGCAGCGGACCAAGACCAACGCCCGTACCCGCAAGGGGCCGAAGAAGACGGTCGCCGGCAAGAAGAAGGCCGGGAAGAAGTAA
- the rpsD gene encoding 30S ribosomal protein S4, with protein MARYTGPATRKSRRLKVDLVGGDQAFERRPYPPGQHGRARIKETEYLLQLQEKQKAKFTYGVLERQFSNYYEEANRRPGKTGDNLLQLLESRLDNVVYRAGLARTRRMARQLVSHGHFTVNGKKVNVPSFQVSKWDIIDVKPKSVPTTPFIIAKETFGERPVPAWLQVVPSNLRILVHQRPERAQIDTPVTEQLIVELYSK; from the coding sequence ATGGCTCGTTACACCGGTCCCGCGACCCGCAAGTCCCGCCGTCTGAAGGTTGACCTCGTCGGTGGTGACCAGGCGTTCGAGCGCCGGCCCTACCCTCCGGGGCAGCACGGCCGCGCGCGCATCAAGGAAACCGAGTACCTGCTGCAGCTCCAGGAGAAGCAGAAGGCGAAGTTCACCTACGGCGTCCTCGAGCGGCAGTTCAGCAACTACTACGAGGAAGCCAACCGGCGCCCCGGCAAGACGGGTGACAACCTGCTGCAGCTGCTGGAGTCCCGGCTGGACAACGTCGTTTACCGTGCCGGCCTGGCCCGCACCCGCCGGATGGCGCGGCAGCTGGTCAGCCACGGCCACTTCACGGTCAACGGCAAGAAGGTGAACGTCCCCAGCTTCCAGGTCTCGAAGTGGGACATCATCGACGTCAAGCCGAAGTCGGTGCCCACCACGCCGTTCATCATCGCCAAGGAGACGTTCGGTGAGCGTCCGGTGCCGGCCTGGTTGCAGGTCGTGCCCTCGAACCTGCGGATCCTGGTGCACCAGCGCCCGGAGCGCGCGCAGATCGACACGCCGGTCACCGAGCAGCTCATCGTCGAGCTCTACTCGAAGTGA
- the map gene encoding type I methionyl aminopeptidase: MLRRGKGIELKSRGEIEAMRAAGLVVAAALAAVTEQAKPGSSTGELDAVAEQVIRDAGAVPSFKGYHGFPASICASLNEKVVHGIPSRSEALAEGDLLSVDCGAILDGWHGDSAVTLAIGAVSAKDRALSAATEASMWAGIEQVQAGNRLTDISHAVETAARAAAKADGVEYGIIAEYGGHGIGTQMHMEPFLPNLGKPGRGPRLRVGMAIAVEPMLTLGSAETEELDDAWTVVTEDGSRAAHWEHTVAITEDGPWVLTAPEA; encoded by the coding sequence TTGTTGCGTCGGGGGAAGGGCATCGAGCTCAAGTCGCGGGGCGAGATCGAAGCGATGCGCGCCGCGGGCTTGGTGGTGGCGGCTGCGCTCGCCGCGGTGACCGAGCAGGCGAAGCCCGGATCGAGCACCGGCGAGCTGGACGCGGTCGCCGAGCAGGTGATCCGGGATGCGGGCGCGGTGCCGTCCTTCAAGGGCTACCACGGCTTCCCGGCGTCGATCTGCGCTTCGCTGAACGAGAAGGTGGTGCACGGGATCCCGTCGCGCTCCGAGGCCCTCGCCGAAGGCGACCTGCTGTCCGTGGACTGCGGCGCGATCCTGGACGGCTGGCACGGCGACTCCGCGGTGACGCTGGCGATCGGTGCGGTGAGTGCGAAGGACCGCGCCCTGTCGGCGGCCACCGAGGCCAGCATGTGGGCCGGTATTGAACAGGTTCAGGCCGGGAACCGGCTGACCGACATCTCGCACGCGGTGGAGACCGCGGCCCGCGCGGCGGCGAAGGCCGACGGTGTGGAGTACGGGATCATCGCGGAGTACGGCGGGCATGGCATCGGCACCCAGATGCACATGGAGCCGTTCCTGCCGAACCTCGGCAAGCCGGGGCGGGGCCCGCGGCTGCGGGTCGGCATGGCGATCGCGGTGGAGCCGATGCTCACGCTCGGCTCGGCGGAGACCGAGGAACTCGACGACGCCTGGACCGTGGTTACCGAGGACGGCTCGCGCGCCGCGCACTGGGAGCACACGGTGGCGATCACCGAAGACGGTCCCTGGGTCCTCACCGCTCCCGAAGCGTGA
- a CDS encoding endonuclease domain-containing protein, translating to MITGKSAATLHGVPVARPQDPVEVLIKGCKRLHGIRSWAVRHYGFESTPWFGIRLATLERTALDLLMRNGLHQAVGLCDALLHAGLIDEETIGKYMVGRHDHGIRRARRAFGFLDRRAESIPESVLRVMLVLAGLNPVPQLKIPGETGSMLRGDLGFEEAKVLVEYDGAWHADPEQFYRDQQRLRWLRANGWHVIVVTAEDLAKAPRRIVEEVKAAVSSRKPKFA from the coding sequence GTGATCACGGGCAAATCGGCGGCGACCCTACATGGCGTCCCGGTGGCCCGACCGCAGGACCCGGTTGAGGTCCTCATCAAGGGCTGCAAACGGCTGCACGGCATACGGAGTTGGGCCGTGCGGCACTACGGGTTCGAGAGCACTCCGTGGTTCGGCATCCGTCTCGCGACGTTGGAGCGGACCGCACTCGACCTGCTCATGCGAAACGGACTCCACCAGGCGGTCGGGCTTTGCGATGCGTTGTTGCACGCCGGGCTGATCGACGAGGAAACGATCGGGAAGTACATGGTGGGGAGACATGACCACGGAATCCGCCGGGCGCGACGGGCATTCGGATTCCTGGATCGTCGGGCCGAGTCGATACCCGAGTCGGTCCTTCGCGTCATGCTCGTGCTGGCTGGACTCAATCCGGTGCCGCAGTTAAAGATTCCCGGTGAGACCGGCTCGATGCTCCGGGGGGACCTGGGATTCGAGGAGGCGAAGGTGCTGGTCGAGTACGACGGCGCTTGGCATGCGGACCCCGAGCAGTTCTACCGGGATCAACAGCGGCTTCGGTGGCTGCGGGCCAACGGCTGGCACGTCATCGTGGTCACGGCCGAGGATCTTGCGAAGGCGCCGCGCCGGATTGTGGAGGAGGTCAAGGCTGCGGTCTCGAGCCGGAAACCCAAGTTTGCCTAA
- the secY gene encoding preprotein translocase subunit SecY: MLGAFRSALATPDLRRKILFTLGMVVLYRLGATIPSPGVSYPNIQQCIQQIQGSGSQGVYSLLNLFSGGALLQLSVLSLGIMPYITASIIIQLLQVVIPRFEQLKKEGQSGQAKLTQYTRYLTIALAILQGTGIVALAVRGQLFQGCSVSPVPDDSVLNLITIVVVMTAGAAVLMWMGELITERGIGNGMSLLIFVSIAARIPAEGGTILTSHGGLVFTVVCAFAVVIIATVVFIEQAQRRIPVQYAKRMIGRRMYGGTSTYLPLKVNQAGVIPVIFGSSLLYLPQLVGQLAGNTDSWWARFIQTYIVAPSSWVHILLYMSLIVFFAYFYVSITFNPEERADDMKKFGGFIPGIRPGRPTAEYLNFVLSRITLPGSLYLGVIAILPNFFLGITGGQGQNQNFPFGGTAVLIMVNVGLDTVKQIESQLTQRKYEGFLR; this comes from the coding sequence GTGCTCGGCGCCTTCCGCTCGGCTCTGGCGACGCCGGACCTGCGCCGCAAGATCCTGTTCACCCTGGGCATGGTCGTGCTCTACCGGCTCGGTGCCACGATTCCCTCGCCGGGGGTGTCGTACCCGAACATCCAGCAGTGCATCCAGCAGATCCAGGGCAGCGGTTCGCAGGGCGTGTACTCGCTGCTCAATCTCTTCAGCGGCGGTGCGCTGCTGCAGCTGTCGGTGTTGTCGCTGGGCATCATGCCCTACATCACCGCGAGCATCATCATCCAGCTGCTGCAGGTGGTCATTCCGCGCTTCGAGCAGCTGAAGAAGGAAGGCCAGTCCGGGCAGGCGAAGCTCACCCAGTACACCCGGTACCTGACCATCGCGCTGGCGATCCTGCAGGGCACCGGCATCGTGGCCCTCGCGGTGCGCGGCCAGTTGTTCCAGGGCTGCTCGGTGTCGCCGGTCCCGGATGACTCGGTGCTGAACCTGATCACCATCGTGGTCGTGATGACCGCAGGCGCCGCGGTGCTGATGTGGATGGGCGAGCTGATCACCGAGCGTGGTATCGGCAACGGGATGTCCCTGCTGATCTTCGTCTCCATCGCGGCCCGCATCCCGGCCGAGGGCGGCACGATCCTCACCTCGCACGGCGGGCTGGTGTTCACCGTGGTGTGCGCCTTCGCCGTCGTGATCATCGCCACCGTGGTGTTCATCGAGCAGGCCCAGCGCCGCATCCCGGTGCAGTACGCAAAGCGCATGATCGGCCGCCGGATGTACGGCGGAACCTCCACCTACCTGCCGTTGAAGGTGAACCAGGCGGGTGTCATCCCGGTCATCTTCGGCTCATCGCTGCTGTACCTGCCGCAGCTGGTCGGCCAGCTGGCGGGCAACACCGATAGCTGGTGGGCGCGGTTCATCCAGACCTACATCGTCGCCCCCTCCAGCTGGGTGCACATCCTGCTGTACATGTCGCTGATCGTGTTCTTCGCGTACTTCTACGTCTCGATCACTTTCAACCCCGAAGAGCGCGCCGACGACATGAAGAAGTTCGGCGGGTTCATCCCGGGCATCCGGCCCGGTCGGCCGACCGCGGAGTACCTGAACTTCGTGCTCTCCCGGATCACCCTGCCCGGCTCGCTGTACCTGGGCGTCATCGCGATCCTGCCGAACTTCTTCCTCGGCATCACCGGTGGTCAGGGCCAGAACCAGAACTTCCCGTTCGGCGGTACGGCGGTGCTGATCATGGTCAACGTCGGCCTGGACACCGTGAAGCAGATCGAGAGCCAGCTCACGCAGCGCAAGTACGAGGGCTTCCTCCGGTAG
- a CDS encoding DNA-directed RNA polymerase subunit alpha — protein sequence MLISQRPTLSEEAVSETRSRFVIEPLEPGFGYTLGNSLRRTLLSSIPGAAVTSLRIDGVLHEFTTIPGVKEDVTDVILNIKELVVSSEEDEPVTMYLRKQGPGEVTAADIVPPAGVTVHNPDLHIATLNAKGKLEIELVVERGRGYVPAMQNKQTGAEIGRIPVDSIYSPVLKVTYKVEATRVEQRTDFDKLILDVESKPSITPRDAVASAGRTLVELFGLARELNVDAEGIEIGPSPAEADTIAAYAMPIEDLDLTVRSYNCLKREGIHTVGELVSRSEADLLDIRNFGAKSIDEVKMKLAGLGLALKDSPPGFDPSAAAAEYPSEGWSSEETTVGAVGPVEDNGYDDGQDYAETEQL from the coding sequence GTGCTCATCTCCCAGCGACCCACACTGTCCGAAGAGGCGGTGTCGGAGACGCGCTCCCGGTTCGTCATCGAGCCGCTGGAGCCGGGCTTCGGCTACACCCTCGGCAACTCGCTGCGTCGTACCCTGCTCTCCTCGATTCCGGGGGCGGCGGTCACCAGCCTGCGCATCGACGGTGTGCTGCACGAGTTCACCACTATTCCGGGTGTGAAGGAAGACGTCACCGACGTCATCCTGAACATCAAGGAGCTGGTCGTCAGCTCCGAGGAAGACGAGCCGGTGACGATGTACCTGCGCAAGCAGGGTCCGGGTGAGGTCACCGCGGCCGATATCGTGCCGCCGGCGGGCGTCACGGTGCACAACCCGGATCTGCACATCGCCACCCTCAACGCGAAGGGCAAGCTGGAGATCGAGCTCGTCGTCGAGCGTGGTCGTGGCTATGTCCCCGCGATGCAGAACAAGCAGACCGGCGCCGAGATCGGCCGCATCCCGGTGGACTCGATCTACTCGCCGGTGCTGAAGGTGACCTACAAGGTCGAGGCCACCCGTGTCGAGCAGCGCACGGACTTCGACAAACTGATCCTCGACGTGGAGAGCAAGCCGTCGATCACCCCGCGCGACGCGGTGGCCTCGGCCGGACGCACTCTCGTCGAGCTGTTCGGGCTCGCCCGCGAGCTCAACGTCGACGCCGAAGGCATCGAGATCGGTCCGTCGCCGGCGGAGGCCGACACCATCGCGGCCTACGCGATGCCGATCGAGGACCTCGACCTGACGGTGCGCTCCTACAACTGCCTCAAGCGGGAGGGTATCCACACCGTCGGCGAGCTGGTCTCGCGCAGCGAGGCCGACCTGCTGGACATCCGCAACTTCGGTGCGAAGTCCATCGACGAGGTCAAGATGAAGCTGGCCGGGCTCGGACTTGCGCTCAAGGACAGCCCGCCCGGATTCGACCCGTCGGCCGCGGCGGCCGAGTACCCGTCCGAGGGATGGTCGTCCGAGGAGACCACCGTCGGCGCGGTCGGACCCGTCGAGGACAACGGCTACGACGACGGTCAGGACTACGCGGAGACAGAGCAGCTGTAG
- the rplQ gene encoding 50S ribosomal protein L17: protein MPTPTKGPRLGGSPAHERLILANLATALFEHGRITTTEAKAKRLRPIAERLITKAKKGDLHNRREVMKTIRDKDVVHKLFAEIGPFFADRNGGYTRITKTMPRKGDNAKMAVIALVAEKTVTAEAEAARGAKFAKDEQAAAPEVTEAPKAEETEATEAPAETAEATEAKAEDTAAEKKDES, encoded by the coding sequence ATGCCCACCCCGACCAAGGGTCCTCGTCTCGGCGGGTCGCCGGCGCACGAGCGGCTCATTCTGGCCAACCTCGCCACCGCGCTGTTCGAGCACGGCCGGATTACCACGACCGAGGCGAAAGCGAAGCGGCTGCGGCCGATCGCCGAGCGGCTCATCACCAAGGCCAAGAAGGGCGACCTGCACAACCGTCGCGAGGTCATGAAGACCATCCGCGACAAGGACGTCGTGCACAAGCTCTTCGCGGAGATCGGCCCGTTCTTCGCGGACCGCAACGGCGGTTACACCCGCATCACCAAGACGATGCCGCGCAAGGGTGACAACGCGAAGATGGCCGTCATCGCCCTGGTGGCCGAGAAGACCGTCACCGCCGAGGCGGAGGCCGCGCGCGGCGCGAAGTTCGCCAAGGACGAGCAAGCGGCCGCGCCAGAGGTCACCGAGGCCCCGAAGGCCGAGGAGACCGAGGCCACCGAGGCACCGGCGGAGACCGCCGAGGCCACCGAGGCCAAGGCCGAGGACACCGCTGCCGAGAAGAAGGACGAGTCCTGA
- a CDS encoding adenylate kinase yields MVRLVLVGPPGAGKGTQAAVLSEQLGVPHISTGDLFRANIGNATPLGQKAKSYMDAGELVPDEVTNEMVRDRLSDEDAAKGFLLDGYPRNTGQAGVLGEMLAEHGVELTAVLQFDVPEEELVKRMLARGRSDDTEDVIRRRLAVYRSETEPLLAYYQDKIIKIDAVGSIEEISARALEALGARA; encoded by the coding sequence TTGGTGCGATTGGTTCTCGTCGGCCCGCCCGGTGCTGGCAAGGGCACCCAGGCGGCCGTGCTCAGCGAACAGCTGGGCGTCCCGCACATCTCCACCGGAGATCTGTTCCGCGCGAACATCGGCAACGCCACACCGCTCGGCCAGAAGGCGAAGAGCTACATGGATGCCGGCGAGCTGGTCCCGGACGAGGTCACCAACGAGATGGTGCGCGACCGCCTCTCCGACGAGGACGCTGCGAAGGGCTTCCTGCTGGACGGTTACCCGCGCAACACGGGGCAGGCCGGGGTGCTGGGTGAGATGCTCGCCGAGCATGGCGTGGAGCTGACCGCGGTGCTGCAGTTCGACGTGCCGGAAGAAGAGCTGGTCAAGCGGATGCTGGCGCGCGGGCGCTCGGACGACACCGAAGACGTCATCCGGCGTCGGCTGGCGGTGTACCGCTCGGAGACCGAGCCGCTGCTGGCGTACTACCAGGACAAGATCATCAAGATCGACGCCGTCGGCTCGATCGAGGAGATCTCCGCCCGCGCGCTGGAAGCGCTGGGCGCCCGCGCGTGA
- the truA gene encoding tRNA pseudouridine(38-40) synthase TruA — protein MHEPASPAGEGGLVRVRLDLSYDGTDFCGWAKQPGQRTVQGLLEDALAKQPPGRAVPASVVVAGRTDSGVHATGQVVHFDVVPHDPAGTGRISVDAQGIPDLGRMAHRWNRILPPDVRVLGARVVPAAFDARFSALRRHYRYQVSDAPWGVDPLRRRDTLAWNRALDVAALNASAQELLGLNDFAAYCKPREGATTVRELQRFEWERVAEHLIVAHVSADAFCHSMVRSLVGTLLMVGDGRRNQPWPTEILGSTTRTTAVAPAHGLTLTGIDYPSDEDLEARAAQTRALRTLP, from the coding sequence GTGCACGAGCCCGCTTCTCCCGCTGGGGAGGGCGGGCTCGTTCGCGTGCGCCTTGATCTGTCCTACGACGGCACCGATTTCTGCGGCTGGGCGAAGCAGCCGGGCCAGCGCACGGTGCAGGGCCTGCTCGAGGACGCGTTGGCGAAGCAGCCGCCGGGTCGGGCGGTGCCCGCCTCGGTGGTGGTCGCCGGGCGGACGGATTCCGGTGTGCACGCCACGGGACAGGTCGTGCACTTCGACGTGGTTCCGCACGACCCAGCCGGAACCGGGCGGATTTCCGTTGACGCGCAGGGGATTCCGGACCTGGGGCGGATGGCCCACCGGTGGAACCGGATCCTGCCGCCGGATGTGCGCGTGCTGGGTGCGCGGGTGGTGCCAGCGGCGTTCGACGCGCGGTTCTCCGCGCTGCGTCGGCATTACCGCTACCAGGTTTCGGATGCGCCGTGGGGTGTGGACCCACTGCGGCGCCGGGACACGCTCGCCTGGAATCGCGCGCTGGATGTGGCCGCGCTCAACGCCTCGGCACAGGAGTTGTTGGGCCTCAACGACTTCGCTGCCTACTGCAAGCCGCGAGAGGGCGCCACAACGGTGCGGGAACTGCAGCGCTTCGAGTGGGAGCGGGTGGCGGAGCACCTTATCGTCGCGCACGTGAGCGCGGATGCGTTCTGCCACTCGATGGTCCGGAGTCTGGTGGGCACGCTCCTGATGGTCGGAGACGGCCGCCGAAACCAACCGTGGCCGACGGAAATTCTCGGGTCCACCACCCGGACTACCGCGGTGGCCCCGGCCCACGGGCTCACCCTGACGGGCATCGACTACCCGTCGGACGAAGACCTCGAAGCCCGAGCCGCCCAAACCCGAGCCCTCCGCACCCTCCCCTAA
- the rpmJ gene encoding 50S ribosomal protein L36, whose protein sequence is MKVQPSVKRICDKCQVIRRHGRVLVICDNARHKQRQG, encoded by the coding sequence GTGAAGGTCCAGCCGAGTGTGAAGCGAATCTGCGACAAGTGCCAGGTCATCCGCCGTCACGGGCGGGTGCTGGTGATCTGCGACAACGCCCGTCACAAGCAGCGTCAGGGCTGA
- the infA gene encoding translation initiation factor IF-1, which produces MGKKDGAIEVEGRVIEPLPNAMFRVELENGHKVLAHISGKMRQHYIRILPEDRVVVELSPYDLSRGRIVYRYK; this is translated from the coding sequence ATGGGCAAGAAAGACGGGGCCATTGAGGTCGAGGGTCGGGTGATCGAACCGCTTCCCAACGCGATGTTCCGTGTCGAGTTGGAGAACGGCCACAAGGTCCTCGCACACATCAGTGGCAAGATGCGTCAGCACTACATCCGCATCCTGCCCGAGGACCGGGTCGTGGTGGAGCTCTCGCCGTACGACCTTTCCCGTGGGCGCATCGTCTACCGCTACAAGTGA
- a CDS encoding class I SAM-dependent methyltransferase — protein sequence MSKRKKLREYWTFMNSAARQPSTVGAVLPTSRYVAAAVATVVPSYGAPTVLELGPGTGALSGPIQRRLAEGARHLAVEIDPKMVHYLRCAKPWLEVIEGDATHLRKLLDEAGVDQVDAVISSIPWTLLPPDKQRELLLQAASVMAPNGVFTTVTYLTTLWRQPTRAFITALQDTFDEVLPRTAIWRNVPPARIYACRRPR from the coding sequence GTGAGCAAGCGAAAAAAGCTTCGCGAATATTGGACGTTCATGAACAGCGCGGCCCGTCAGCCGTCGACGGTGGGGGCCGTGCTGCCGACGTCCCGGTACGTCGCGGCGGCGGTGGCTACCGTGGTGCCCAGCTATGGTGCCCCGACCGTGCTGGAGCTCGGCCCGGGCACCGGCGCGCTCAGCGGCCCCATCCAGCGCCGGTTGGCCGAAGGCGCCCGGCACCTCGCGGTCGAGATCGATCCCAAGATGGTGCACTACCTGCGCTGCGCCAAGCCCTGGCTGGAAGTAATCGAGGGCGATGCCACCCACCTGCGCAAACTGCTCGACGAGGCCGGAGTCGACCAGGTCGACGCGGTGATCAGCAGCATTCCGTGGACCCTGCTGCCGCCGGACAAGCAGCGCGAACTCCTCCTCCAGGCGGCCTCGGTGATGGCGCCGAACGGGGTGTTCACCACGGTCACCTACCTGACCACGCTCTGGCGACAGCCCACCCGCGCGTTCATCACGGCGCTGCAAGACACCTTCGACGAGGTGCTGCCGCGCACCGCGATCTGGCGCAACGTGCCCCCGGCCCGCATCTACGCCTGCCGTCGCCCCAGGTGA